The Sebastes fasciatus isolate fSebFas1 chromosome 4, fSebFas1.pri, whole genome shotgun sequence genome window below encodes:
- the LOC141765964 gene encoding fatty acyl-CoA hydrolase precursor, medium chain-like — MKIRVKNTFPLAFVLFLYVAAELHAPEVHTKLGSLRGQYVSVKGKETGVHAYLGIPFAKPPVGPALRLAAPQPVEGWEGVRDATRQPPMCVQHKQYFIDFLHKVGGILVDVPDISEDCLYLNVYTPANRAHNAKLPVMVWIHGGGFTIGSASAYDGSALAAYQDVVVVLIQYRLGLLGFLSTGDEHMSGNFGLLDQVQALRWIQQHIHSFGGDPDSVTIFGESAGGVSVSLLLLSPLSDGLFHRAIAESGTAAMDMLLANDPLPIVQMVANISGCSIESTEKIADCMRNLDIDTIVAIGLAQNFRIPPNVDGHFLTKPVDELFHRHELLTVPFMTGVNNDEGGWLLADSFAPPNWKEGLDRELAMNMMFMFYPNPEDAMLRDLVADEYIGTGEDRVKNRDGFTELIGDMTCTIPAIKTANVHRDAGAPVYLYEYQHTLKFLKAKRPSFVGSDHGDEILTVLGFCFTTTHVKLAGACDEDDEQLSRTMMSYWANFARTGSPNGDGLVHWPNYGAEEDYMSIDVKEQVTGQHLKKDRFVFLTQTLPEKVRQHKEKMERSEL; from the exons ATGAAGATCCGTGTAAAAAACACTTTCCCTCTGGcgtttgttttatttctctatGTTGCTGCAGAACTACATG CACCTGAAGTCCACACAAAGCTCGGGAGCCTGAGAGGTCAGTATGTGAGTGTAAAGGGGAAGGAGACTGGGGTCCACGCCTACCTGGGTATCCCATTTGCCAAGCCACCCGTAGGCCCTGCTCTGAGACTGGCTGCACCCCAGCCTGTAGAGGGATGGGAAGGAGTGAGAGACGCCACCCGGCAGCCACCCAT GTGTGTTCAACATAAACAGTATTTTATAGATTTTCTTCATAAAGTCGGTGGCATTTTGGTAGATGTCCCAGACATCTCAGAGGACTGCCTTTACCTCAACGTTTACACCCCTGCAAACAGAGCTCACAATGCCAAGCTCCCA GTCATGGTCTGGATCCATGGTGGAGGGTTTACTATCGGGTCAGCTTCAGCATATGATGGCTCTGCTCTGGCTGCTTACCAGGATGTGGTTGTGGTTCTGATCCAGTACCGCTTGGGACTTCTGGGCTTTCTCAG CACTGGAGATGAGCACATGTCAGGGAACTTTGGCCTGTTGGACCAGGTTCAAGCTCTGAGGTGGATCCAGCAGCACATTCACAGCTTTGGAGGAGACCCAGATTCAGTTACCATATTTGGGGAGTCTGCAGGCGGAGTGAGCGTATCCCTCCTG CTTCTCTCACCATTGTCTGATGGCCTGTTCCACCGTGCCATTGCTGAGAGCGGCACTGCTGCAATGGATATGCTCCTTGCGAATGATCCTCTACCAATAGTGCAG ATGGTAGCTAATATATCTGGCTGTAGCATCGAAAGCACGGAGAAGATCGCTGATTGCATGAGAAACCTCGATATTGACACTATTGTGGCTATTGGGCTG GCGCAAAATTTTAGAATTCCTCCAAATGTTGATGGACACTTCCTGACAAAACCTGTGGATGAGCTGTTCCATAGACATGAACTTCTCACTGTACCATTCATGACCGGCGTTAATAATGATGAAGGGGGCTGGTTACTTGCTGAT TCCTTTGCTCCTCCAAACTGGAAAGAGGGATTAGATCGAGAGCTGGCCATGAACATGATGTTCATGTTCTACCCTAAT CCCGAAGATGCGATGTTAAGAGATTTGGTGGCTGATGAATATATTGGAACCGGTGAAGATCGTGTGAAGAATAGAGATGGGTTCACTGAGCTGATTGGAGATATGACGTGTACCATTCCAGCCATTAAGACTGCTAATGTCCACAGAG ATGCAGGTGCCCCTGTATACCTGTATGAGTACCAGCATACTCTCAAATTCCTGAAGGCAAAAAGGCCGAGCTTTGTTGGGAGTGACCATGGAGATGAGATCCTTACAGTATTAGGATTCTGCTTCACAACTACCCATGTCAAATTAGCCG GTgcatgtgatgaagatgatgagcAGTTGAGCAGAACCATGATGAGCTACTGGGCCAACTTTGCTCGCACAGG gtctcCTAATGGGGACGGCCTTGTCCACTGGCCAAATTATGGAGCAGAAGAAGACTACATGTCAATTGATGTAAAGGAGCAGGTAACTGGTCAGCACCTGAAGAAGGACCGGTTCGTCTTCCTGACACAGACTCTCCCGGAGAAGGTCCGACAACACAAAGAGAAGATGGAGCGCAGCGAACtgtag
- the LOC141765961 gene encoding fatty acyl-CoA hydrolase precursor, medium chain-like, with translation MKIRGKQTNFFLTFVLFLHVAADLHAPEVHTKLGSLRGQYVSVKGKETGVHAYLGIPFAKPPVGPALRLAAPQPVEGWEGVRDATRQPPMCVQNKQFSIDMFDKLGVKLAELPDISEDCLYLNVYTPANRAHNAKLPVMVWIHGGGFTIGSASTYDGSALAAYQDVVVVLIQYRLGLLGFLSTGDEHMSGNFAMLDQIQALRWIQQHIHNFGGDPDSVTIFGESAGGVSVSFLLLSPLSDGLFHRAIAESGTAAMDLLLSNDPLPAMQMVANISGCSLESTEKIADCMRNLDINTIEAIGQDKNFRIPPNVDGHFLPKRVDELFRKYELLTVPFMTGVNNDEGGWLLADLFAPPNWTEGLDRELVMNMMFIFYPNPEDAMFRELVADEYIGTGEDRVKNRDGFTELIGDMMFTIPAIKTANVHRDAGAPVYLYEYQHPPKFLQSKRPSFVGSDHADELFTVLGFCFSTTHVKLADACDEDEEQLSRTMMSYWANFARTGSPNGDGLVHWPKYGAEEDYLSIDVKEQVTGQHLKKDQFVFLTQTLPEKVRQHKEKMERSEL, from the exons ATGAAGATCCGAGGAAAACAGACCAACTTCTTTCTAacctttgttttatttctccatGTTGCTGCAGACCTGCATG CACCTGAAGTCCACACAAAGCTCGGGAGCCTGAGAGGTCAGTATGTGAGTGTAAAGGGGAAGGAGACTGGGGTCCACGCCTACCTGGGTATCCCATTTGCCAAGCCACCCGTAGGCCCTGCTCTGAGACTGGCTGCACCCCAGCCTGTAGAGGGATGGGAAGGAGTGAGAGACGCCACCCGGCAGCCACCCAT GTGTGttcaaaacaaacagttttCTATAGATATGTTTGATAAACTCGGTGTCAAGTTGGCAGAGCTCCCAGACATCTCAGAGGACTGCCTTTACCTCAACGTTTACACCCCTGCAAACAGAGCTCACAATGCCAAGCTCCCA GTCATGGTCTGGATCCATGGTGGAGGGTTTACTATCGGGTCAGCTTCAACATATGATGGCTCTGCTCTGGCTGCTTACCAGGATGTGGTTGTGGTTCTGATCCAGTACCGCTTGGGACTTCTGGGCTTTCTCAG CACTGGAGACGAGCACATGTCAGGGAACTTTGCCATGTTGGACCAGATACAAGCTCTGAGGTGGATCCAGCAGCACATTCACAACTTTGGAGGAGACCCAGATTCAGTTACCATATTTGGGGAGTCTGCTGGCGGAGTGAGCGTATCCTTCCTG CTTCTCTCACCATTGTCTGATGGCCTGTTCCACCGTGCCATTGCTGAGAGCGGCACTGCTGCAATGGATTTGCTCCTTTCAAATGATCCTCTACCAGCAATGCAg ATGGTAGCCAATATATCTGGCTGTAGCCTCGAAAGCACGGAGAAGATCGCTGATTGCATGAGAAACCTCGATATTAACACTATTGAGGCTATTGGGCAG GATAAAAATTTTAGAATTCCTCCAAATGTTGATGGACACTTCCTGCCAAAACGTGTCGATGAGCTGTTCCGCAAATATGAACTTCTCACTGTACCATTCATGACCGGCGTTAATAATGATGAAGGGGGCTGGTTACTTGCTGAT CTCTTTGCTCCTCCAAACTGGACAGAGGGATTAGATCGGGAGCTGGTCATGAACATGATGTTCATATTCTACCCTAAT CCCGAAGATGCGATGTTCAGAGAATTGGTGGCTGATGAATATATTGGAACCGGTGAAGATCGTGTGAAGAATAGAGATGGGTTCACTGAGCTGATTGGAGATATGATGTTTACCATTCCAGCCATTAAGACTGCTAATGTCCACAGAG ATGCAGGTGCCCCTGTATACCTGTATGAGTACCAGCATCCTCCTAAATTCCTGCAGTCAAAAAGGCCAAGCTTTGTTGGGAGTGACCATGCAGATGAACTCTTTACAGTATTAGGATTCTGCTTCTCAACTACCCATGTCAAATTAGCCG ATGcatgtgatgaagatgaggagcaGTTGAGCAGAACCATGATGAGCTACTGGGCCAACTTTGCTCGCACAGG gtctcCTAATGGGGACGGCCTTGTCCACTGGCCAAAGTATGGAGCAGAAGAGGACTACTTGTCAATTGATGTAAAGGAGCAAGTAACTGGTCAGCACCTGAAGAAGGACCAGTTTGTCTTCCTGACACAGACTCTCCCGGAGAAGGTCCGACAACACAAAGAGAAGATGGAGCGCAGCGAGCTGTAA